The segment TTTTTTCAACCGCTGCGTAAGCCGTTCGAATAGCTTCACCGATACTTTTCCCCAAAGCGGTGACACCTAACACCCTGCCCCCATTAGTGGTAATTTCCCCGCCATCAAACCGAGTACCGGCATGAAAAACTTCCGCTTCGGTAACTTGATCAATTCCCATGATTACCTCACCCTTTTCATAGTTTCCAGGATATCCGCCGGAAGCAATTACAATACAGACACTGGCATTATTCGACCAAACAATCTCCTGCTCATGGAGTCGCCTGTCAACCACCGCTTCCATAATTTCCACCAAATCGCTCTCCAATCTCATTAAAACCGGCTGGGTCTCGGGGTCGCCAAAACGGCAATTGAACTCCAACACTTTAGGACCGTCCCTTGTAATCATCATTCCTGCATAAATAACACCCTGATAAGCAATACCTGCATCGGCCAAACCATTTATTACTGCATCTAAAACCTGCTTCTCTACCTGTTCCTGCACCTTTGCGGTATACACCGGCGCCGGTGAATAGGCACCCATTCCACCGGTGTTAGGCCCCTGGTCATCGTCGAATATACGCTTGTGGTCCTGGGAAGATACCATGGGAACTACCGTCTTACCGTCAGTAAAAGCAAGAACACTTACTTCTTCTCCCTCAAGAAATTCTTCCACAATCAACTTATTCCCCGCTGTTCCAAATGCTTTTTCTGTCATAATTGTATCCACAGCAGCCAACGCCTCGGCCAAACTGATAGCAATAATAACGCCCTTGCCTGCGGCCAAGCCGTCAGCTTTAATGACGCAGGGCACGCCATGCTCTTGAATATAGTCTTTTGCCGCCTGCGCTTCTTCAAACTCAGCATACTTAGCTGTGGGCACTTGACATCTTACCATCACTTCCTTGGCAAAAGCCTTGCTTCCCTCTAACTGGGCGGCGGCTTTTCGCGGACCAAATATCCTTAAATCGTGGTTTTGAAAGACATCCACAATACCCTCCACCAGAGGTGCTTCCGGACCCACCACGGTCAAGTCAATCTTATGCTCATGGGCAAAGGTGAGCAGGCCAGTAATGTCCTCGGCCTTTATATCCAAGCATTCTGCGTACTGGGAAATTCCGGCATTCCCCGGTGCGCAGTAAATTTTATCTACCTTGGGACTTTGGGCAAGTTTCCAGACCAAGGCATGTTCTCTGCCGCCCCCGCCGATCACCAAAATCTTCATTACTGACTACCTCCTAGTGTTTGAAGTGCCGTGCGCCGGTAAATACCATGGCTATACCATGTTTATCCGCTTCCTCAATAGACTCTTCATCCCGCATTGAGCCACCGGGTTGGATAATGGCGGTAACACCGGCTTTGACAGCCATGGCTACAGTATCCTTAAACGGAAAAAATGCATCTGAAGCCAGCACTGCCCCCCGAGCCTTTTCTCCTGCCTGACGTAAAGCAATATTGGCCGCGCCTACCCTGTTCATCTGCCCGGCACCCACTCCCAAGGTAGTTTTATCCTTAGTCACCACTATGGCATTAGATTTAACATGCTTCACCACTTTCCAGGCAAACAAAAGCTCTGCTAATTCTTTATCAGTAGGCTTAACCTTAGTAACAACATTTAATTGCTGCGATTCTACCATCGCCAAATCAATATCCTGCACCAAAAAACCACCGTTAACCGTCTTCACCTGCTCACCGGCCGTCCGCGAACTTATTTCTCCTACGGCCAATACCCGCAGGTTTGGTTTTTCCGCTAAAATTTTCAATGCTTCATCACTATAAGCAGGCGCAATTACCGCTTCCAGAAAAGTCTCTACCATTGCCCGAGCGGTTTTTTCATCAACTTGCCGATTTAAGCCGACTATTCCCCCAAAAGCTGAGACAGGGTCTGCCTCATAAGCGCTTAAGTACGCATCAACCTGCTGTGCTGCTTGAGCAGTTCCGCAAGGATTGGTATGCTTAATCACCACCGCCGCTGTATCCTTAAATTCCCTGACCAATTCCAATGCCGCGTCTACATCAATAATATTGTTATACGAAAGTTCTTTCCCCTGGAGTTGACGGGCAGAAGCCACACAATCCCCGCCGGCTTCTTCCATGCGGTAAAAGGCTGCTTTTTGATGAGGGTTTTCCCCATAACGCAGCTGCTGCATCTTCTGTCCGGCAAGTACGTAATTAATGGGAAAGCCGCTGTTGTCCTCTTTGTTAGTTAGATAACCGCTGATAGTCTGATCATAATCTGCCGTATGAGCAAAAGCCTCCACAGCCAATTCCAGACGAAACTCCCTTTCCACGTTATCGGTCTCCAACTGCTGCAGCACTTCTTCATATCGGCCGGGATTTACCACTATTAGTACACTATCATAATTTTTTGCCGCCGCTCTAACCATGGTGGGGCCGCCGATATCTATGTTTTCGATGGCCTCTGCCAAAGTAACGTTAGGCTTCTTAATTGTCTCCTTAAAAGGATAAAGATTAACTGCCACCACATCAATGGGTACAATACCGTGTTCACCAAGCTGGGCCAAATGTTCGGGATTACGCTTAGCAAGAATTCCGCCGTGAACATAGGGATGCAGCGTCTTAACCCTGCCCTGTAGAATTTCCGGAAATCCGGTAATATCACTGACATTCGTTACCGGGATGCCTGCTTCACGCAGTACTTTTGCTGTCCCACCCGTGGACACCACCTCATAACCTAACGCCACCAAACCTTTGGCAAACTCCTTCACACCTGTCTTATCCGACACACTCACCAACGCTCGTTTCATCTGGTTCACCTTCCTTAACTTCTTTTTATCGTAACTTTTCGTCCGTCCGTCTCAATCAATCCTTTACCCAAAAGCGCTAACACCGCCGCGTAAAGCCTATGTTCTTCCTGCAATATTCTTGCACTGAGGGTCTCTGTCGTATCACCTTCAATTACCGGTACGCACTTTTGGGCAATTATCGGTCCGGTATCCATCCCTTCATCCACAAAGTGTACCGTACATCCTGACACCTTAGCCCCGTATTCCACTGCCTGTTTTTGGGCATCAAGACCGGGAAAAGCCGGCAGCAAAGAAGGGTGAATATTAATAATACGGTTAGGGAATTTGCTAATAAAGTCATTTCCCAGTAAACGCATAAAGCCGGCCAACACCACCAAATCAGCATTTAACCCGGTTATTAACTGCGCCAAAGCCCGGTCATACTCTGCCCTGGTTGTATAATTCTCAGCAGGAAGTATTCTGGTGGGAATGTTATTTTTCACCGCCCGTTCCAGCGCCTGGGCACTGCCTTTGTCACTAACCACTGCCCCTATCTCTACCTCCAGTGCGCCTTTTTTTACAGAATCTATTATGGCCTGCAGGTTAGAACCCCTTCCGGAAGCCAACACAACTATCCTCATAATACCCTCCATGTCTTTATCCGCATCTATTCTACCACAGTACCGATTTTGTAGGATTCTCCGCTTACAGCGTTCATCACCGCTTCCGCCTCTTTCGGCGAAACCACTAAAACAAAACCGATGCCCATGTTAAATGTCCTGTACATTTCCGTTTCAGCAACATTTCCCCGCTCCTGAATAAGTTTAAAAACAGGATGCACCGGCCAGCTGTTGTAGTTAAATTCAGCCTGAAGACCTATAGGCAGTGTACGTGGTACATTTTCCAGCAGGCCGCCGCCGGTAATATGGGCCATCCCTTTAATATCAAACTGCTCCAAAAGCGGCATCACCTGGGAAACATAAATGCGGGTAGGCTCAAGTAATTCATCGGCGAGAGTACGTCCCAAGCCTTCTTCGTTATCGGTCAATCTGCTTATATCGTCATCCAGCAGCACCTTACGAGCAAGGGAATAGCCATTACTGTGTAAGCCAGAACTGGGCAGTCCAATTAAAATGTCGCCCGCTTTAATTCTCTTACCATCCACTATCTGCTCCCGGTCCACCATCCCTACAGCGAAGCCGGCAATGTCATACTCTCCATCACCATAGAAACCGGGCATTTCTGCAGTTTCACCACCAATTAGAGCACATCCTGCCAGACGGCACCCTTCCGCTACACCGGTAACAATCTCGTTCACTTTATCTGGCAGCAGCTTGCCTACAGCCAAATAATCCAAAAAGAATAAAGGTTCAGCACCTTGCACCAAAATATCATTGACACACATGGCCACTGCATCTATGCCGATAGTATCATGTCTGTCTGCACCAAAGGCTACCCGTAATTTGGTACCCACACCGTCCGTACCGGAAACCAACACCGGTTGTTTGTACTTTTTCATGTTA is part of the Metallumcola ferriviriculae genome and harbors:
- the purM gene encoding phosphoribosylformylglycinamidine cyclo-ligase, which gives rise to MPKGVSYKDAGVDIDAGNRSVELIKSVVKKTWRPEVLTDLGGFGGLFAPNMKKYKQPVLVSGTDGVGTKLRVAFGADRHDTIGIDAVAMCVNDILVQGAEPLFFLDYLAVGKLLPDKVNEIVTGVAEGCRLAGCALIGGETAEMPGFYGDGEYDIAGFAVGMVDREQIVDGKRIKAGDILIGLPSSGLHSNGYSLARKVLLDDDISRLTDNEEGLGRTLADELLEPTRIYVSQVMPLLEQFDIKGMAHITGGGLLENVPRTLPIGLQAEFNYNSWPVHPVFKLIQERGNVAETEMYRTFNMGIGFVLVVSPKEAEAVMNAVSGESYKIGTVVE
- the purN gene encoding phosphoribosylglycinamide formyltransferase, with product MRIVVLASGRGSNLQAIIDSVKKGALEVEIGAVVSDKGSAQALERAVKNNIPTRILPAENYTTRAEYDRALAQLITGLNADLVVLAGFMRLLGNDFISKFPNRIINIHPSLLPAFPGLDAQKQAVEYGAKVSGCTVHFVDEGMDTGPIIAQKCVPVIEGDTTETLSARILQEEHRLYAAVLALLGKGLIETDGRKVTIKRS
- the purD gene encoding phosphoribosylamine--glycine ligase, yielding MKILVIGGGGREHALVWKLAQSPKVDKIYCAPGNAGISQYAECLDIKAEDITGLLTFAHEHKIDLTVVGPEAPLVEGIVDVFQNHDLRIFGPRKAAAQLEGSKAFAKEVMVRCQVPTAKYAEFEEAQAAKDYIQEHGVPCVIKADGLAAGKGVIIAISLAEALAAVDTIMTEKAFGTAGNKLIVEEFLEGEEVSVLAFTDGKTVVPMVSSQDHKRIFDDDQGPNTGGMGAYSPAPVYTAKVQEQVEKQVLDAVINGLADAGIAYQGVIYAGMMITRDGPKVLEFNCRFGDPETQPVLMRLESDLVEIMEAVVDRRLHEQEIVWSNNASVCIVIASGGYPGNYEKGEVIMGIDQVTEAEVFHAGTRFDGGEITTNGGRVLGVTALGKSIGEAIRTAYAAVEKIDFTGMQYRKDIGQKALAKKRD
- the purH gene encoding bifunctional phosphoribosylaminoimidazolecarboxamide formyltransferase/IMP cyclohydrolase — encoded protein: MKRALVSVSDKTGVKEFAKGLVALGYEVVSTGGTAKVLREAGIPVTNVSDITGFPEILQGRVKTLHPYVHGGILAKRNPEHLAQLGEHGIVPIDVVAVNLYPFKETIKKPNVTLAEAIENIDIGGPTMVRAAAKNYDSVLIVVNPGRYEEVLQQLETDNVEREFRLELAVEAFAHTADYDQTISGYLTNKEDNSGFPINYVLAGQKMQQLRYGENPHQKAAFYRMEEAGGDCVASARQLQGKELSYNNIIDVDAALELVREFKDTAAVVIKHTNPCGTAQAAQQVDAYLSAYEADPVSAFGGIVGLNRQVDEKTARAMVETFLEAVIAPAYSDEALKILAEKPNLRVLAVGEISSRTAGEQVKTVNGGFLVQDIDLAMVESQQLNVVTKVKPTDKELAELLFAWKVVKHVKSNAIVVTKDKTTLGVGAGQMNRVGAANIALRQAGEKARGAVLASDAFFPFKDTVAMAVKAGVTAIIQPGGSMRDEESIEEADKHGIAMVFTGARHFKH